The segment ATACAAGTCTTCAGGGACTCGCTCCTGCAAGTTGAGCTTACCTAGCAGTTCTACTAGTGATGGGTCTTCCTGAATTGGCACACCGCTTTCTTGTGCCTTTTTAATAATATTATCAGCAATCAGCCCTTTACCCTTTGCTGATACTACTGGTGCTGAGTGCTGCTGTTGTTTATAGCTAAGGGCAACAGCTTGCCGTCTTTCCTTATCGTTTGCCTTCATACTTTGTAATCTACCCCTTTATAATAGGCAGGCATTAATTTGTGCAGCCCTAAATCTGGTTTATCCAGTTTATCTTCCTGAAAAGATTTAAACTCCAGTGACGACAAGGTGTATTGAACACCCTTCATTTTTTCCTGCAAGCCTTGAATCATGCCTTTCATAAGCGGCTCTATTTCATGATTTTTATTAAAGACTGTGATATTTACTACTCTGTGCTGTATTTGCATATCTATTGCTGTCTCTTTTAAATGAGCCAAATCAAGATAAAACAGAATGCGGCAATAATCAGAATCTATCT is part of the Niallia taxi genome and harbors:
- a CDS encoding EscU/YscU/HrcU family type III secretion system export apparatus switch protein, giving the protein MKANDKERRQAVALSYKQQQHSAPVVSAKGKGLIADNIIKKAQESGVPIQEDPSLVELLGKLNLQERVPEDLYQAVAEVFAFIYKLDKTYGAESEN